Proteins from a genomic interval of Ndongobacter massiliensis:
- a CDS encoding ABC transporter ATP-binding protein — MKSFRTLLPFLRKKWPRYLGGMLILALVDTANLFYPQVFRYFIDVAQRGALDERVIVHCIIAMALLSLFMAGGRFVWRQLLFGTARQLEYWLRDRLFRHYLSLDDSYYKKHRVGDLMAHATNDIQTVRNSMGGGIMMIVDAFFMGVFSVVMMIVSVGWKTTAVALCTLPVMTFVIAKLAGPLQRRSRIVQDTFSEMTTEVQENIDGIRTIQAFAAEEDRATSFARINAKYSEKTLDLVRVDGLFDPLIDLISGISFVVFLLYGARRILDGTITIGGFVAVINYLYMIIWPLIAMGLIVNNFQRGIASMGRINEILSAEPQVREKETPTPLSHPTGHVCFSHVSFRYDEDSPWILDDVSFELKPGQTMALIGRTGSGKSTLIDLLLRRYDVNAGSITLDGVDLREIAFSDLHRAISVVPQESFLFSNTIAENISFLPASQTDEARVRAAARFAQVEGDILAMPQGYETMVGERGVTLSGGQKQRVSIARAYAQDAPLLILDDSLSAVDTETESHILDAVYRLHRSLLLIGQRISSVQRADAILVLREGKITERGTHEELIAQNGYYRQLYERQLLEHALQSYQTDVEGGQS; from the coding sequence ATGAAATCTTTTCGGACATTGCTTCCGTTTTTGCGAAAAAAATGGCCGCGGTATCTCGGCGGCATGTTGATTCTGGCATTGGTCGACACGGCAAATTTGTTTTATCCGCAGGTATTTCGATACTTTATCGACGTGGCACAGCGTGGCGCACTGGATGAGCGCGTCATTGTGCATTGTATTATCGCCATGGCCCTGTTGTCGCTTTTTATGGCGGGCGGGCGCTTTGTATGGCGTCAACTCCTGTTCGGCACCGCGCGTCAGCTGGAGTATTGGCTGCGTGATCGCCTTTTCCGACATTATTTATCTTTGGATGACAGTTATTACAAGAAACATCGTGTCGGCGACCTCATGGCACATGCGACCAATGACATCCAAACCGTTCGCAATTCCATGGGCGGAGGCATCATGATGATTGTCGACGCTTTTTTCATGGGGGTCTTTTCCGTCGTGATGATGATTGTCTCGGTTGGGTGGAAAACAACGGCTGTGGCGCTTTGCACATTGCCGGTTATGACCTTTGTTATTGCAAAATTAGCGGGACCACTGCAGCGTCGCAGCCGCATTGTGCAAGATACCTTCTCCGAAATGACGACGGAAGTGCAGGAAAACATCGACGGCATTCGGACGATTCAGGCATTCGCCGCCGAGGAGGATCGCGCGACCTCATTTGCACGAATCAATGCCAAGTATAGTGAAAAAACGCTTGATCTCGTGCGCGTCGACGGACTGTTTGATCCACTGATTGACCTGATTTCCGGCATCAGTTTCGTCGTCTTTCTGCTCTATGGCGCGCGTCGCATTTTGGACGGAACCATTACCATCGGCGGATTTGTTGCCGTTATTAATTACCTGTATATGATTATTTGGCCGCTGATTGCCATGGGGCTGATCGTCAATAACTTTCAGCGCGGCATTGCCTCTATGGGGCGCATCAACGAAATTTTATCGGCGGAGCCGCAGGTGCGCGAGAAGGAAACGCCGACGCCGCTTTCTCATCCCACGGGCCATGTTTGTTTTTCCCACGTTTCATTTCGCTATGATGAAGACAGTCCTTGGATTTTGGACGATGTCAGTTTTGAACTCAAACCCGGTCAGACGATGGCACTGATCGGACGTACGGGCAGCGGAAAGTCTACGCTGATCGATCTATTGTTGCGGCGCTATGACGTCAATGCCGGATCCATTACTTTGGACGGGGTGGATCTGCGCGAGATCGCCTTTTCCGATCTGCACCGTGCAATTTCTGTCGTCCCGCAGGAGAGCTTTCTGTTTTCCAATACGATTGCCGAAAACATTTCCTTTTTGCCCGCGTCGCAGACGGATGAAGCACGGGTGCGCGCAGCGGCGCGTTTTGCTCAGGTGGAGGGCGACATTCTCGCCATGCCGCAGGGGTATGAAACGATGGTCGGGGAGCGCGGCGTGACACTTTCCGGGGGACAAAAACAGCGTGTCTCCATTGCGCGCGCCTATGCGCAGGATGCCCCGCTGCTTATTTTGGACGACTCGCTTTCCGCCGTCGATACGGAGACAGAAAGCCACATTTTAGATGCGGTTTACCGCCTGCACCGCAGTCTGCTTCTCATTGGGCAACGCATTTCCTCGGTGCAGCGCGCCGATGCCATCCTCGTCCTGCGCGAAGGCAAAATCACCGAGCGCGGGACGCATGAAGAACTGATCGCACAAAATGGGTATTACCGGCAGCTTTATGAACGACAGCTGCTGGAACATGCGCTGCAATCGTACCAAACCGATGTGGAAGGAGGGCAGTCATGA
- a CDS encoding NADPH-dependent FMN reductase: MKKIGILVGSLRKESWNRKVAKALIDLFPEGYGAEIIEIKDLPFYTEDFDSEGSPAVVTDFRAQVGAKDAFLFVTPEYNRNITAPLKNALDTASRPYGQNQWNGKPAAVISATVGSTGAMAANLSLRNSFVFLNMPLLQQPEVFLSAIAESFDEQGHLVERTKKFLQEFVDAYIAFINRF, translated from the coding sequence ATGAAAAAAATTGGCATTCTCGTCGGCAGTTTACGCAAGGAATCTTGGAATCGCAAGGTGGCAAAGGCGCTTATCGACCTCTTCCCGGAGGGATATGGGGCGGAAATTATTGAAATAAAGGATCTGCCTTTTTATACGGAAGACTTTGATTCGGAAGGCAGCCCCGCTGTCGTCACAGATTTTCGGGCACAGGTCGGCGCCAAAGACGCCTTTCTCTTCGTCACCCCGGAATACAATCGCAACATCACCGCGCCGCTGAAAAATGCACTGGACACGGCATCTCGCCCGTACGGACAAAATCAGTGGAATGGCAAGCCCGCCGCCGTCATCAGCGCCACTGTCGGCTCCACCGGGGCCATGGCAGCCAATCTCTCGTTGCGCAATTCCTTTGTCTTCCTCAACATGCCGCTTTTACAGCAGCCGGAGGTCTTTCTCTCCGCGATTGCGGAATCCTTCGATGAACAGGGGCATCTCGTTGAACGCACAAAGAAATTTCTGCAGGAATTTGTCGACGCTTATATCGCCTTTATAAATCGCTTCTGA
- a CDS encoding pyridoxamine 5'-phosphate oxidase family protein, with amino-acid sequence MEHKMRRSKQQLSAEAINAILAHGTSGVLALFGEDGYPYAVPLSYVYEKENRRFLFHASTRGHKIEAMRHCAKASFCIVDQDHVVPEEYTTYFRSVIAFGTLHFITEEAEKRAAIEALAKRYAPDNTEERMEQSISGSWKVLQMIELKIERMTGKQAIELVER; translated from the coding sequence ATGGAACATAAAATGCGCCGCAGCAAACAACAGCTCTCCGCGGAGGCGATCAATGCCATCCTTGCCCATGGCACTTCCGGCGTTTTGGCGCTTTTCGGTGAGGACGGTTATCCCTATGCCGTACCGCTCAGCTATGTCTACGAAAAAGAAAACCGGCGTTTTCTGTTTCACGCGTCCACCCGCGGACACAAAATCGAAGCCATGCGCCACTGCGCAAAAGCCTCCTTTTGTATTGTCGATCAGGACCATGTTGTCCCCGAAGAATACACCACCTATTTTCGCAGTGTCATCGCCTTCGGCACGCTGCACTTTATAACGGAGGAGGCGGAAAAGCGGGCCGCGATCGAAGCGTTGGCAAAACGCTACGCCCCGGACAATACGGAAGAGCGCATGGAACAATCGATTTCGGGCTCTTGGAAGGTTTTGCAGATGATCGAGTTAAAAATTGAACGCATGACGGGAAAGCAGGCGATTGAGTTGGTAGAGCGATAA
- the clpB gene encoding ATP-dependent chaperone ClpB → MENQKYTKKSLEAIQDAQNMAIKNGNPELTDLHLHLALITDSEGLIARVLTQMGVDVPAYRVQVKRAVEQLPTQSGASEVYPNAVFRRILLKAEDEAQTLGDSFISTEHLYLALLEERNIPSEEILQAFRITKNAFGEVLQSVRGSRKVTSDNPEETEDVLEKYGRDLTAEARSGKMDPIIGREDEIRNVIRILSRRTKNNPVLIGDPGVGKTAVVEGLAQRIVNGDVPDGLKSVMIFSLDMGQLLAGAKYRGEFEERLKAVLKEVQESEGQIILFIDELHLIVGAGKTDGAMDASNLMKPALSRGEIRMIGATTLNEYREYIEKDGALERRFQKVLVPEPGVEDTISILRGIKERYELHHGLRISDNAVIACATLSDRYISDRFLPDKAIDLMDEAAAMVRTELDSMPQEIDDQRRHILQLQIEKAALQKETDEGSKQRLSALEEELANRQEQYNEAFIAWQNSKKALEEQTKIKEEIDHTRHAIEEAERAYDFEKVSQLRYGTLPGLEEKLRESEAAMAQEKDAAKEEVTEEEVAEVVSKWTGVPVSKLVETEREKLLQLPEILHRRVIGQDEAVEAVSEAILRARSGLKDLNRPIGSFIFLGPTGVGKTELAKALTQAMFDDEHNMVRIDMSEYMEKYSVSRLIGAAPGYIGYEEGGQLTEAVRRKPYAVVLFDEIEKAHPDVFNILLQVLDDGRLTDNQGRTVDFKNTIIIMTSNLGSREILEGMGADGALTAQAREAVERQLHAAFKPEFLNRIDDTILFKALGKAEVDQIIDLQAQAIAARLGERSITLTLDDTAKDLVLASAYSPQFGARPVKRFLQKHLETDLARRLIEGGLTDGDAVHVSAADGKFTYDITKKRIDDFDSDADYEVVE, encoded by the coding sequence ATGGAGAATCAGAAATATACAAAAAAAAGTTTAGAGGCCATCCAAGATGCTCAGAATATGGCGATTAAAAATGGCAATCCGGAATTGACCGATTTGCACCTGCACCTGGCACTCATTACGGACAGCGAAGGGTTGATCGCGCGCGTTTTGACGCAAATGGGGGTGGATGTGCCGGCGTATCGCGTGCAGGTGAAGCGTGCCGTGGAACAATTGCCCACGCAGAGCGGAGCGAGCGAGGTTTATCCCAATGCCGTGTTTCGCCGTATTTTGTTGAAGGCAGAAGATGAGGCGCAGACGTTGGGGGACAGCTTTATTTCCACGGAACATCTGTATTTGGCCTTATTGGAGGAACGCAATATACCATCGGAGGAGATTTTACAAGCTTTTCGCATCACAAAAAATGCGTTCGGTGAGGTGTTGCAGTCGGTTCGCGGCAGTCGGAAAGTGACGTCGGACAATCCGGAGGAAACGGAAGATGTCCTTGAAAAATACGGGCGCGATTTGACCGCCGAAGCGCGCAGCGGAAAAATGGATCCCATTATCGGGCGGGAAGATGAAATTCGCAACGTGATTCGCATTTTGTCGCGGCGCACGAAGAACAATCCGGTGCTGATCGGGGACCCCGGAGTTGGAAAAACCGCTGTGGTCGAGGGATTGGCACAGCGCATTGTCAACGGGGATGTTCCGGACGGGCTGAAATCCGTCATGATTTTTTCATTGGATATGGGGCAATTGCTCGCGGGTGCGAAATACCGCGGGGAATTTGAAGAGCGGTTGAAAGCCGTACTTAAAGAGGTGCAGGAATCAGAGGGACAAATTATCCTCTTTATCGATGAACTGCACTTGATCGTCGGCGCCGGCAAAACCGACGGGGCCATGGATGCGTCCAACTTGATGAAACCGGCGCTTTCGCGCGGCGAAATTCGCATGATCGGGGCGACGACCCTGAATGAATATCGCGAATACATCGAAAAGGACGGGGCACTGGAACGCCGTTTCCAAAAAGTATTGGTACCGGAACCCGGTGTGGAAGATACCATTTCCATTTTGCGGGGCATCAAAGAGCGGTATGAGCTCCATCACGGCCTGCGCATTTCCGACAATGCGGTGATCGCGTGCGCCACGCTGTCCGATCGGTATATCAGCGACCGCTTTTTGCCGGATAAGGCCATCGACTTGATGGACGAGGCGGCGGCGATGGTGCGCACCGAACTCGACTCGATGCCACAGGAAATTGACGATCAACGGCGCCATATTTTACAGTTGCAGATTGAAAAGGCGGCGTTGCAAAAAGAAACCGATGAGGGCTCCAAACAACGCCTGAGCGCTTTGGAGGAGGAGCTGGCAAACCGGCAGGAACAGTATAACGAGGCGTTTATTGCGTGGCAAAACAGCAAAAAAGCGCTGGAAGAACAGACGAAGATCAAAGAAGAAATCGACCATACGCGCCACGCCATTGAAGAGGCGGAACGCGCCTACGATTTTGAAAAAGTGTCCCAGTTGCGTTATGGCACTTTACCCGGCTTGGAGGAAAAGTTGCGGGAGAGTGAGGCGGCGATGGCGCAGGAAAAAGATGCCGCAAAGGAGGAGGTGACCGAAGAGGAAGTGGCGGAGGTGGTTTCCAAGTGGACGGGCGTGCCGGTGTCGAAGCTGGTTGAAACAGAGCGCGAAAAACTATTGCAGTTGCCCGAAATTTTGCACCGCCGCGTCATTGGACAGGACGAGGCGGTGGAAGCGGTCTCCGAAGCGATTTTGCGTGCACGATCGGGGCTGAAGGACCTCAATCGACCGATCGGAAGCTTTATTTTCCTCGGTCCCACCGGCGTCGGCAAAACGGAATTGGCAAAGGCGCTCACCCAAGCGATGTTTGACGACGAACACAATATGGTTCGGATCGATATGTCGGAGTACATGGAAAAGTATTCGGTGTCGAGGTTGATCGGTGCGGCGCCGGGATATATCGGCTATGAAGAGGGCGGACAACTTACGGAAGCGGTGCGACGCAAGCCCTATGCCGTGGTGCTTTTTGATGAAATTGAAAAGGCGCACCCGGATGTCTTCAATATACTTTTGCAGGTGCTGGACGACGGCAGGCTCACGGACAATCAGGGGCGGACGGTGGATTTCAAAAATACCATCATTATCATGACATCCAATCTCGGTTCGCGAGAAATCTTGGAAGGCATGGGTGCGGACGGCGCGTTGACAGCACAAGCGCGTGAAGCGGTTGAAAGGCAGTTGCACGCGGCATTCAAGCCGGAGTTCCTGAATCGCATCGACGACACCATTCTGTTTAAGGCGCTCGGAAAGGCGGAAGTGGATCAGATCATTGATTTGCAGGCGCAGGCAATTGCCGCGCGTCTGGGCGAGCGCAGCATCACCTTGACGCTGGATGATACTGCGAAGGATCTGGTGTTGGCGTCCGCGTATTCGCCGCAGTTTGGCGCAAGACCGGTGAAGCGTTTCCTGCAAAAACATCTGGAAACCGACTTGGCAAGGCGCCTGATCGAAGGCGGCTTGACCGATGGCGATGCGGTCCATGTTTCTGCAGCGGACGGGAAATTCACCTATGACATCACAAAGAAGCGCATCGATGATTTTGATTCTGATGCGGATTACGAAGTGGTGGAGTAG
- a CDS encoding DnaJ C-terminal domain-containing protein, whose amino-acid sequence MQYQDYYKVLGVDKTADAKTIKNAYRKLAKKYHPDLHPDDADAHEKFKEINEAYEVLGDAEKRKKYDTFGANYNFQGGQNFDPSQYGYGGTYTYQGDGSGFSDFFNLFFGGAARQGGGSRGGSRIHFGNFGDLFGEQERGRSVYTNTGHHTPSRARYESSLEISLQEAYEGGQRTVRYRLSGGDHDVLVKWPQGITEGKKIRVRGEKFGIDGDLYVKIHVQGAEKLDGLDVVEDVRLLPWEALFGTKKIIDTFEKKLNIAIPAGVQSGKKIRIPNKGFRDRSGRHGDLYLRVQIVNPEKVSAEQRRLYEQLQKTESR is encoded by the coding sequence ATGCAATATCAGGATTATTACAAAGTGCTGGGTGTCGATAAGACGGCGGATGCCAAGACGATAAAGAACGCTTATCGAAAGCTTGCAAAGAAATACCATCCCGACCTGCACCCCGATGATGCGGATGCACACGAAAAATTCAAAGAAATTAATGAAGCGTATGAGGTGTTGGGCGATGCGGAGAAGCGCAAGAAGTATGACACCTTCGGCGCTAATTATAATTTTCAGGGCGGACAGAATTTCGACCCGTCTCAATATGGATATGGCGGAACCTACACGTACCAAGGGGACGGCAGCGGATTTTCCGATTTTTTCAATCTCTTTTTCGGCGGTGCGGCGCGCCAGGGAGGCGGGTCGCGGGGCGGTTCCCGGATTCATTTCGGGAATTTTGGCGACCTGTTCGGCGAGCAGGAAAGAGGGCGCTCGGTATATACCAATACAGGGCATCATACGCCGTCGCGTGCGCGCTATGAGTCGTCCTTGGAAATCAGTTTGCAGGAAGCCTATGAGGGCGGGCAGCGCACGGTTCGCTACCGGTTGTCCGGCGGGGATCACGACGTACTTGTCAAGTGGCCGCAGGGGATTACCGAGGGCAAAAAAATTCGGGTGCGCGGAGAAAAATTCGGCATTGACGGCGACCTCTACGTAAAAATTCACGTGCAGGGCGCAGAAAAATTAGACGGCTTGGATGTCGTGGAGGATGTGCGTTTGCTCCCTTGGGAAGCGCTGTTTGGCACGAAGAAAATTATCGATACCTTTGAGAAAAAGTTGAACATTGCCATTCCCGCCGGAGTGCAGTCCGGTAAAAAGATTCGCATTCCCAACAAGGGGTTTCGGGATCGCAGCGGGCGGCACGGGGATCTATACCTTCGCGTGCAGATCGTTAATCCCGAGAAGGTGAGCGCGGAACAGCGCCGCCTATATGAACAGTTGCAAAAAACGGAAAGCAGGTAA
- a CDS encoding ABC transporter ATP-binding protein yields MKTSDSTAKETATTESSTMRSAFQIFVEFFKQIFHYEPVIFFVFLVLTAANTALTLLHVLFPKALIDAWASSTSATNFMNLLMVFFALRVICGIVIDTANLQLQKQDLMLNSFFNEDFAKKTRRLAYFMLEDPKILELRESALFLINRYNAVELFLTNFTKFTSALFSLLGVAMILWQFQPFFLLFIIALSFLIAILQFLETQAQRSVTEEIIPYNRKFNYFFGTMLAQENQAEFRLFSVAKLFEQRALGFNRSMARSFNMMYKKVGNYEVLKALVMGFSRFGLYTYAGLRVFGLFGAPLEPGNFVAIVLAAESFSTYLETLGQSGLQIQLTLHQLQPLFAFFDLPEELEQKERSRASKAELRTGEEAGVGSHDAEAPETARTKMRQPGALQELCFEHVSFSYPHADRKVLDDISFTLHAGETLALVGRNNAGKSTIIKLLCRLFEPQEGRILWNGTDIRAFPPEVYFARLACVFQDFKLFPFRLWENIATTEAAGGSINEGLSAEERKHIYAILQQVDMDSAIAALPSGLDTYLDKQIYDDATDFSGGQRQKLAIARALYKESDLAILDEPTAALDPLAESEVYEHFAELVSGKTALFVSHRMSASRFCDRILVLDGGKIVAEGSHETLVKEDGLYRQLYEAQAQYYQAEADSAKQGVGR; encoded by the coding sequence ATGAAAACGTCTGATTCCACTGCAAAAGAGACCGCTACAACCGAATCATCCACAATGCGCAGCGCCTTTCAAATTTTTGTCGAATTTTTCAAACAGATTTTTCATTATGAACCGGTGATCTTTTTTGTGTTTCTGGTATTGACGGCGGCGAATACGGCTCTGACACTTTTGCATGTATTGTTTCCAAAAGCTTTGATTGACGCATGGGCAAGCAGTACAAGTGCGACGAATTTTATGAACCTGTTGATGGTTTTTTTCGCCTTGCGCGTGATTTGCGGCATCGTGATCGATACGGCCAATCTACAACTGCAAAAACAGGATCTCATGCTGAATAGTTTTTTCAATGAAGATTTTGCGAAAAAAACGAGACGGTTAGCGTATTTCATGTTGGAGGATCCCAAAATACTCGAGCTGCGCGAGAGTGCGCTTTTTCTCATCAACCGCTATAATGCAGTCGAACTGTTTTTAACAAACTTTACGAAATTCACCTCGGCACTTTTCTCGCTTTTGGGTGTGGCCATGATTTTGTGGCAATTTCAACCGTTTTTTCTGCTTTTTATTATTGCTTTATCATTTTTGATCGCAATTTTGCAGTTCTTGGAGACGCAGGCACAACGATCCGTGACGGAAGAAATCATTCCCTATAATCGAAAATTCAATTATTTCTTTGGCACTATGTTGGCACAGGAAAATCAGGCGGAATTTCGCTTATTTTCCGTGGCAAAGCTTTTTGAACAGCGCGCGCTCGGATTCAATCGAAGCATGGCTCGAAGTTTTAATATGATGTACAAAAAAGTCGGCAATTATGAGGTTTTGAAAGCGCTGGTCATGGGCTTCTCGCGCTTCGGGTTATATACCTATGCGGGACTGCGGGTATTCGGCTTGTTCGGTGCACCCTTGGAACCGGGAAACTTTGTGGCGATTGTCCTTGCCGCCGAGAGTTTCAGCACGTATTTGGAAACCTTGGGGCAAAGTGGGTTGCAAATTCAGCTTACACTCCATCAGTTGCAACCGCTCTTTGCCTTTTTCGACTTACCGGAGGAATTGGAACAAAAAGAACGGTCGCGCGCGTCGAAAGCGGAATTGCGAACCGGGGAAGAGGCAGGTGTCGGGAGCCATGACGCGGAGGCGCCGGAAACGGCAAGGACTAAAATGCGCCAACCCGGTGCTTTGCAGGAACTCTGTTTTGAACATGTGAGCTTTTCTTATCCACATGCCGATCGAAAAGTTTTAGATGATATTTCCTTTACTCTGCATGCGGGTGAAACGCTAGCTTTGGTTGGGCGAAATAATGCCGGAAAATCGACCATCATAAAACTCTTATGTCGACTTTTTGAACCGCAAGAAGGGCGGATTCTTTGGAACGGGACAGATATTCGAGCATTCCCGCCAGAGGTCTATTTTGCGCGCCTTGCCTGTGTGTTTCAGGATTTCAAGTTGTTTCCGTTTCGTCTATGGGAAAATATTGCCACGACGGAAGCGGCAGGAGGGTCGATCAATGAAGGCTTATCTGCAGAGGAACGCAAGCACATTTACGCAATTCTACAGCAGGTCGATATGGATTCCGCCATTGCCGCGCTGCCTTCGGGACTCGACACCTATCTCGACAAGCAAATTTATGACGACGCGACCGATTTTTCCGGCGGACAGCGACAAAAGCTCGCCATTGCTCGTGCCCTCTATAAAGAGTCGGATCTCGCCATTCTGGACGAACCGACGGCCGCTCTCGATCCCTTGGCGGAAAGCGAAGTGTATGAACATTTTGCGGAATTGGTTTCCGGGAAAACCGCGCTTTTCGTGTCGCATCGCATGAGCGCAAGCCGCTTCTGCGATCGCATTCTGGTGCTGGACGGCGGAAAAATTGTCGCCGAGGGATCGCATGAGACTCTGGTAAAGGAAGACGGGTTGTATCGTCAGCTTTACGAGGCACAGGCGCAGTATTATCAGGCAGAGGCAGACAGCGCTAAGCAGGGCGTAGGACGATGA